One window of the Streptomyces sp. NBC_00259 genome contains the following:
- a CDS encoding citrate synthase produces the protein MSDNSVVLRYADGEYTYPVVESTVGDKGFDIGKLRAQTGLVTLDSGYGNTAAYKSAITYLDGEQGILRYRGYPIEQLAERSSFLEVAYLLINGELPTVDELAAFRGEITQHTLLHEDVKRFFDGFPRDAHPMAMLSSVVSALSTFYQDSHNPFDEKQRHLSTIRLLAKLPTIAAYAYKKSIGHPFVYPRNDLGYVENFLRMTFSVPAQEYELDPVVVAALDKLLILHADHEQNCSTSTVRLVGSSQANMFASISAGISALWGPLHGGANQSVLEMLEGISANGGDVDSFIRKVKNKEDGVRLMGFGHRVYKSFDPRAKIIKAAAHDVLSALGKSDELLDIALKLEEHALSDEYFVSRNLYPNVDFYTGLIYRAMGFPTEMFTVLFALGRLPGWIAQWHEMIKEPGSRIGRPRQIYTGEVLRDFVPVEAR, from the coding sequence GTGAGCGACAACTCTGTAGTACTGCGGTACGCGGACGGTGAATACACCTACCCGGTGGTCGAGAGCACCGTTGGTGACAAGGGCTTCGACATCGGGAAGCTCCGGGCGCAGACCGGTCTGGTGACCCTGGACAGCGGGTACGGCAACACGGCCGCCTACAAGTCCGCGATCACCTACCTCGACGGCGAGCAGGGCATCCTGCGCTACCGCGGCTACCCGATCGAGCAGCTGGCCGAGCGCTCCTCCTTCCTCGAGGTGGCGTACCTGCTGATCAACGGTGAGCTGCCGACCGTCGACGAGCTGGCCGCCTTCCGGGGCGAGATCACCCAGCACACCCTCCTGCACGAGGACGTCAAGCGGTTCTTCGACGGCTTCCCGCGTGACGCCCACCCGATGGCCATGCTGTCCTCCGTGGTCAGCGCGCTGTCGACGTTCTACCAGGACAGCCACAACCCGTTCGACGAGAAGCAGCGTCACCTCTCCACGATCCGGCTGCTGGCCAAGCTGCCGACGATCGCGGCGTACGCCTACAAGAAGTCGATCGGTCACCCCTTCGTCTACCCGCGTAACGACCTCGGGTACGTGGAGAACTTCCTGCGGATGACCTTCTCGGTCCCGGCGCAGGAGTACGAGCTCGACCCGGTCGTGGTCGCGGCGCTCGACAAGCTGCTCATCCTGCACGCGGACCACGAGCAGAACTGCTCGACCTCCACCGTGCGCCTCGTGGGCTCCTCGCAGGCGAACATGTTCGCCTCGATCTCCGCCGGTATCTCCGCCCTGTGGGGCCCGCTGCACGGTGGCGCCAACCAGTCGGTGCTGGAGATGCTCGAGGGCATCTCGGCCAACGGTGGTGACGTCGACTCCTTCATCCGCAAGGTGAAGAACAAGGAGGACGGCGTTCGTCTGATGGGCTTCGGCCACCGCGTCTACAAGAGCTTCGACCCGCGCGCCAAGATCATCAAGGCGGCGGCGCACGACGTCCTCTCGGCGCTGGGCAAGTCCGACGAGCTGCTCGACATCGCCCTCAAGCTGGAGGAGCACGCGCTCTCCGACGAGTACTTCGTCTCGCGCAACCTCTACCCGAACGTCGACTTCTACACCGGCCTGATCTACCGGGCCATGGGCTTCCCCACCGAGATGTTCACGGTGCTGTTCGCCCTCGGCCGGCTGCCCGGCTGGATCGCCCAGTGGCACGAGATGATCAAGGAGCCGGGTTCCCGTATCGGCCGCCCGCGCCAGATCTACACGGGCGAGGTCCTGCGCGACTTCGTCCCCGTCGAGGCCCGCTGA
- the recD2 gene encoding SF1B family DNA helicase RecD2, which produces MSNPAVLEAVLERITYANEENGYTVARVDTGRGGGELLTVVGSLLGAQPGESLRMEGRWGSHPQYGKQFTVENYTTVLPATVQGIRRYLGSGLIKGIGPRIAERIVDHFGADTLDVIEQEPKKLIEVPGLGPKRTKMIGAAWEEQKAIKEVMVFLQGVGVSTSIAVRIYKKYDDASISVVKNQPYRLAADVWGIGFLTADRIAQAVGIPHDSPDRVKAGLQYALSQSTDQGHCYLPEEQLIADAVKLLQVDTGLVIDCLAELAADAEGAVREQVPGPDGGAPVTAVYLVPFHRAELSLSAQLLRLLRTDEDRMPGFQDVAWDKALAWLSERTGAELAPEQEQAVRLALTRKVAVLTGGPGCGKSFTVRSIVELARAKRAKVVLAAPTGRAAKRLAELTGAEASTVHRLLELKPGGDAAYDRDRPLDADLVVVDEASMLDLLLANKLVKAVAPGAHLLLVGDVDQLPSVGAGEVLSDLLADGSPVPAVRLTRIFRQAQQSGVVTNAHRINSGSHPLTQGLDDFFLFVEDDTEEAGRLTVDVAARRLPARFGLDPRRDVQVLAPMHRGPAGAGTLNGLLQQAITPARPDLPEKRFGGRVFRVGDKVTQIRNNYEKGKNGVFNGTVGVVTSLNPDDQRLTVLTDEDEEVPYDFDELDELAHAYAVTIHRSQGSEYPAVVIPVTTGAWMMLQRNLLYTAVTRAKRLVVLVGSRKAIGQAVRTVSAGRRFTALDHRLAGGGFVGKIT; this is translated from the coding sequence ATGTCCAATCCGGCAGTGCTCGAAGCGGTCCTCGAGCGGATCACCTACGCCAACGAGGAGAACGGGTACACGGTCGCCCGCGTCGACACCGGTCGCGGCGGCGGTGAGCTCCTCACGGTCGTCGGCTCGCTCCTCGGCGCACAGCCGGGTGAATCGCTGCGGATGGAGGGCCGCTGGGGCTCCCATCCCCAGTACGGCAAGCAGTTCACCGTCGAGAACTACACGACGGTCCTCCCCGCCACCGTTCAGGGTATCCGCCGCTATCTCGGCTCCGGCCTCATCAAGGGCATCGGCCCCAGAATCGCCGAGCGGATCGTCGACCACTTCGGCGCGGACACCCTCGACGTCATCGAGCAGGAGCCGAAGAAGCTCATCGAGGTCCCCGGCCTCGGCCCCAAGCGCACGAAGATGATCGGCGCCGCGTGGGAGGAGCAGAAGGCCATCAAGGAAGTCATGGTCTTCCTCCAGGGAGTGGGCGTCTCCACCTCCATCGCCGTGCGGATCTACAAGAAGTACGACGACGCCTCGATCTCCGTGGTGAAGAACCAGCCGTACCGCCTTGCGGCGGACGTCTGGGGCATCGGGTTCCTCACCGCCGACCGGATCGCCCAGGCGGTCGGGATACCCCACGACAGCCCCGACCGGGTCAAGGCCGGTCTGCAGTACGCCCTGTCGCAGTCCACGGACCAGGGTCACTGCTACCTCCCGGAGGAGCAGCTCATCGCGGACGCCGTGAAGCTCCTCCAGGTCGACACGGGCCTGGTCATCGACTGCCTGGCCGAGCTCGCGGCCGACGCCGAAGGAGCCGTGCGCGAGCAGGTGCCGGGACCGGACGGCGGGGCTCCGGTCACCGCGGTCTATCTGGTGCCGTTCCACCGCGCGGAGCTGTCCCTCTCCGCCCAGTTGCTCCGGCTCCTGCGCACCGACGAGGACCGTATGCCGGGCTTCCAGGACGTGGCCTGGGACAAGGCGCTGGCCTGGCTCTCGGAGCGTACGGGCGCGGAGCTGGCGCCCGAGCAGGAGCAGGCCGTGCGCCTCGCCCTCACCCGGAAGGTCGCCGTCCTGACCGGCGGCCCGGGCTGCGGCAAGTCCTTCACGGTGCGCTCGATCGTCGAGCTGGCCCGCGCCAAGAGGGCCAAGGTGGTGCTCGCCGCGCCGACGGGACGGGCGGCCAAGCGGCTCGCCGAGCTCACCGGAGCAGAGGCGTCCACCGTGCACCGGCTCCTGGAGCTGAAGCCGGGCGGCGACGCGGCATACGACAGGGACCGTCCGCTCGACGCCGACCTGGTCGTGGTCGACGAGGCCTCCATGCTGGATCTGCTGCTGGCCAACAAACTGGTGAAGGCCGTGGCCCCGGGCGCGCATCTGCTGCTGGTCGGAGATGTGGACCAACTGCCGAGCGTCGGCGCCGGCGAGGTGCTCAGTGACCTGCTGGCCGACGGCAGCCCGGTCCCGGCCGTCCGTCTGACCCGGATCTTCCGCCAGGCCCAGCAGTCCGGGGTCGTCACCAACGCCCACCGCATCAACTCCGGGTCGCACCCCCTCACCCAAGGCCTCGACGACTTCTTCCTCTTCGTCGAGGACGACACCGAGGAGGCGGGCAGGCTCACCGTGGACGTGGCGGCCCGGCGCCTCCCAGCCCGCTTCGGGCTGGACCCGCGCCGCGATGTGCAGGTGCTCGCCCCCATGCACCGCGGCCCCGCCGGGGCCGGCACGCTCAACGGGCTGCTGCAGCAGGCGATCACTCCCGCCCGTCCCGATCTGCCGGAGAAGAGATTCGGCGGAAGGGTGTTCCGCGTCGGCGACAAGGTCACCCAGATTCGCAACAATTACGAGAAGGGGAAGAACGGAGTCTTCAACGGCACGGTCGGCGTGGTCACCTCGCTCAATCCGGACGACCAGCGGCTGACGGTGCTGACGGACGAGGACGAGGAGGTGCCGTACGACTTCGACGAGCTGGACGAGCTCGCACACGCCTACGCCGTGACGATCCATCGCTCCCAGGGCAGCGAGTATCCGGCCGTGGTGATCCCGGTCACGACCGGGGCCTGGATGATGCTCCAGCGCAATCTGCTCTACACGGCCGTCACGCGCGCCAAGAGGCTCGTGGTGCTCGTCGGCTCCCGCAAGGCCATAGGGCAGGCGGTTCGCACGGTTTCGGCAGGGCGGCGTTTTACCGCACTCGACCATCGGCTGGCAGGTGGAGGCTTCGTGGGAAAGATCACCTAA
- a CDS encoding DUF937 domain-containing protein, whose translation MSDDSFQREVLNELGDGGLQEIADALGTDATGAQDAVGTSVSALSGGLREAAAEPAQADEVREAVGDISEPPLEGVVTLGGGLGGGLMAGVLAKLARPAAAALAKRTGMPVATVSRVFEVVIPVVVTVLAQRAARRRSAGAAPGSPGSHGTPGPSTGSVGDVLGDLLGGGPRKP comes from the coding sequence ATGAGCGACGATTCGTTTCAGCGGGAAGTACTGAACGAGCTCGGGGACGGCGGGCTTCAGGAGATCGCGGACGCGCTCGGTACCGACGCGACCGGGGCGCAGGATGCCGTCGGCACCTCGGTGTCCGCCCTGTCGGGCGGTCTGCGGGAGGCCGCGGCCGAACCGGCACAGGCCGACGAGGTGCGCGAGGCCGTCGGTGACATCTCCGAGCCGCCCCTGGAAGGCGTCGTGACGCTGGGCGGCGGGCTGGGCGGCGGCCTGATGGCGGGAGTCCTCGCGAAGCTGGCCAGGCCCGCCGCCGCCGCGCTCGCCAAGCGGACCGGCATGCCCGTGGCCACGGTCAGCCGGGTCTTCGAGGTGGTGATCCCGGTGGTGGTGACCGTCCTCGCCCAGCGCGCGGCGAGGCGCCGTTCCGCGGGAGCCGCACCCGGCTCGCCCGGTTCACACGGCACGCCCGGCCCCTCGACGGGCAGCGTGGGCGATGTGCTCGGCGACCTGCTGGGCGGCGGCCCGCGGAAGCCCTGA
- a CDS encoding sugar phosphate isomerase/epimerase family protein, with product MTVKQLSLPELTEACLGLGVPGIGLWREPVQAYGVEAAAKLVREAGLTVTTLCRGGFLTATDADEWTRALDDNRAAVVEAATLGTDTLVLVSGGLPPGSRDLPGARERIADALGILAPYAQEHGVRLAIEPLHPMFAADRCAVSTLTQALDIAERFPAEQVGVVVDTYHIWWDDQAPAAVARAGAGGRIHSFQLADWVTPLPAGVLNGRGQLGDGAIDLRAWREQVDAAGYTGPIEVELFNDALWARDGVEVLSETAMRYVRHTV from the coding sequence ATGACCGTCAAGCAGCTCAGCCTGCCGGAGCTCACGGAGGCGTGCCTGGGGCTCGGCGTCCCCGGGATCGGCCTCTGGCGCGAACCCGTTCAGGCGTACGGCGTCGAGGCGGCGGCCAAGCTCGTGCGCGAGGCGGGGCTCACCGTCACCACGCTGTGCCGGGGCGGTTTCCTGACCGCGACGGACGCGGACGAGTGGACCCGGGCACTGGACGACAACCGCGCGGCCGTCGTCGAAGCGGCGACGCTGGGCACGGACACACTCGTCCTGGTCTCGGGCGGACTCCCGCCCGGCAGCCGGGATCTGCCCGGTGCGCGGGAGCGCATCGCGGACGCACTCGGCATCCTCGCTCCGTACGCACAGGAGCACGGCGTGCGCCTCGCGATCGAGCCGCTGCACCCGATGTTCGCGGCCGACCGCTGTGCGGTCTCCACGCTGACCCAGGCGCTCGACATCGCGGAGCGGTTCCCCGCGGAGCAGGTGGGCGTCGTCGTGGACACGTACCACATCTGGTGGGACGACCAGGCGCCCGCGGCAGTCGCACGAGCGGGCGCGGGCGGCCGGATCCACTCCTTCCAGCTCGCCGACTGGGTCACTCCGTTGCCGGCGGGGGTGCTCAACGGCCGCGGTCAGCTGGGCGACGGTGCGATCGATCTGCGGGCGTGGCGCGAACAGGTCGACGCGGCGGGCTACACGGGCCCGATCGAGGTGGAGCTCTTCAACGACGCGCTGTGGGCGCGGGACGGCGTCGAGGTCCTGTCGGAGACGGCGATGCGGTACGTGCGGCACACGGTGTAG
- a CDS encoding dihydrodipicolinate synthase family protein: MTIRLPGADGTFRTYEPRTESTAYSVGSAPLVSRTVFSAAHVVADPYADTTPDGPAAVDWDATLAFRRHLWAHGLGVAEAMDTAQRGMGLDWAGAAELIRRSASEAKAVGGRIACGAGTDQLVPADRPADLATVRAAYEEQLALVEDCGAQAILMASRALTAAARGPEDYLAVYGHLLRQASEPVVLHWLGPMFDPALDGYWGSTDLDAATETFLKVIAEHPDKVDGVKISLLDAQREIDLRRRLPRGVRCYTGDDFHYPELIAGDDQGFSHALLGIFDPLGPLAAEAVRVLDRGDAKGFRELLDPTVELSRHLFAAPTRFYKTGVVLLAWLAGHQSHFTMVGGLQSARSLPHLARAYELADRLGLFPDPELAEVRMTSLLTVYGATQ; this comes from the coding sequence GTGACGATCCGACTCCCGGGCGCGGACGGCACCTTCCGTACGTACGAGCCGCGCACCGAAAGCACTGCCTACTCCGTAGGCAGTGCTCCACTCGTCTCCCGTACGGTCTTCTCGGCGGCGCACGTCGTCGCGGATCCGTACGCGGACACGACCCCGGACGGACCGGCCGCCGTCGACTGGGACGCCACGCTCGCCTTCCGGCGCCATCTGTGGGCGCACGGGCTCGGTGTCGCCGAGGCGATGGACACCGCACAGCGGGGAATGGGGCTGGACTGGGCGGGCGCGGCGGAGCTGATCCGGCGCTCGGCGTCGGAGGCGAAGGCGGTCGGTGGCCGGATCGCGTGCGGCGCCGGAACCGACCAGCTGGTCCCGGCCGACCGCCCAGCCGACCTCGCCACCGTCCGCGCGGCGTACGAGGAGCAGCTCGCCCTCGTCGAGGACTGCGGCGCCCAGGCGATCCTCATGGCGTCCAGGGCGCTGACCGCGGCCGCCCGCGGCCCCGAGGACTATCTCGCCGTCTACGGCCACCTCCTGAGGCAGGCGTCCGAGCCGGTCGTCCTCCACTGGCTCGGGCCGATGTTCGATCCCGCCCTCGACGGCTACTGGGGCAGCACCGACCTCGACGCGGCCACCGAGACCTTCCTCAAGGTGATCGCCGAACACCCCGACAAGGTCGACGGCGTCAAGATCTCCCTGCTGGACGCCCAGCGGGAGATCGACCTGCGACGCCGGCTCCCCCGGGGGGTGCGCTGCTACACGGGCGACGACTTCCACTACCCCGAGCTGATCGCAGGTGACGACCAGGGCTTCAGCCACGCCCTGCTCGGGATCTTCGACCCGCTGGGACCGCTGGCCGCCGAAGCGGTCCGCGTCCTGGACAGGGGCGACGCCAAGGGCTTCCGCGAACTGCTCGACCCGACCGTCGAACTGTCCCGCCATCTCTTCGCGGCGCCGACCCGCTTCTACAAGACGGGAGTCGTCCTGCTGGCCTGGCTGGCGGGCCACCAGTCGCACTTCACCATGGTGGGTGGCCTCCAGTCCGCGCGGTCGCTGCCCCATCTCGCGCGGGCGTACGAACTGGCCGACCGGCTGGGCCTGTTCCCGGACCCGGAGCTGGCCGAAGTCCGGATGACATCCCTGCTCACGGTGTACGGAGCCACCCAGTGA
- a CDS encoding Gfo/Idh/MocA family protein yields MTRRTVRIAMNGVTGRMGYRQHLVRSLLAIREQGGLDLGDGGVLWPEPVLVGRREPALREIAERHGLTEWSTDLDAVLADETIDIYFDAQVTSARVGAIKKAIAAGKHIYTEKPTATDVQGALELARLAQAAGIKHGVVQDKIFLPGLLKLKRLVEGGFFGEILSVRGEFGYWVFEGDWQEAQRPSWNYRSEDGGGIVVDMFPHWEYVLHELFGRVTSVQAHVVTHVPQRWDERGKPYEATADDAAYAVFQLEGGAVAQINSSWTVRVNRDELVEFQVDGTHGSAVAGLRRCRVQHRSATPKPVWNPDLPATESFRDQWQEVPDNTVFDNGFKAQWELFLKHVALGEPYTWDLLAGARGVQLAELGLKSSAEGRRFDVPELTL; encoded by the coding sequence GTGACACGCAGGACAGTGCGGATCGCCATGAACGGCGTCACGGGGCGGATGGGATACCGGCAGCACCTGGTGCGCTCGCTCCTCGCGATCCGTGAGCAGGGCGGTCTCGACCTCGGTGACGGCGGGGTCCTGTGGCCCGAGCCGGTCCTCGTCGGCCGCCGCGAGCCGGCTCTGCGGGAGATCGCCGAGCGCCATGGGCTGACCGAGTGGTCCACGGACCTCGACGCGGTGCTCGCCGACGAGACGATCGACATCTACTTCGACGCGCAGGTCACCTCCGCCCGGGTCGGTGCCATCAAGAAGGCGATCGCCGCCGGCAAGCACATCTACACGGAGAAGCCCACCGCGACCGACGTGCAGGGCGCCCTCGAACTGGCCCGCCTGGCGCAAGCCGCCGGCATCAAGCACGGCGTCGTCCAGGACAAGATCTTCCTGCCCGGGCTGCTGAAGCTGAAGCGCCTGGTGGAAGGGGGCTTCTTCGGCGAGATCCTCTCCGTACGCGGAGAGTTCGGCTACTGGGTCTTCGAGGGCGACTGGCAGGAGGCCCAGCGTCCCTCCTGGAACTACCGCTCCGAGGACGGCGGCGGCATCGTCGTCGACATGTTCCCGCACTGGGAGTACGTACTGCACGAGCTCTTCGGCCGGGTGACGAGCGTTCAGGCACACGTCGTGACCCACGTCCCGCAGCGCTGGGACGAGCGCGGCAAGCCGTACGAGGCGACCGCCGACGACGCGGCGTACGCCGTCTTCCAGCTGGAGGGCGGGGCCGTCGCCCAGATCAACTCCTCCTGGACGGTCCGCGTGAACCGCGACGAACTCGTCGAGTTCCAGGTGGACGGTACGCACGGATCGGCCGTCGCGGGGCTGCGCCGCTGCCGTGTCCAGCACCGCAGTGCCACACCGAAGCCCGTGTGGAACCCGGACCTGCCCGCCACCGAGTCCTTCCGCGACCAGTGGCAGGAAGTGCCCGACAACACCGTCTTCGACAACGGCTTCAAGGCGCAGTGGGAGCTGTTCCTCAAGCACGTCGCCCTGGGGGAGCCCTACACCTGGGATCTGCTCGCGGGCGCGCGGGGCGTCCAGCTCGCCGAGCTGGGGCTGAAGTCGTCCGCGGAGGGGCGCCGTTTCGACGTTCCGGAGCTGACCCTGTGA
- a CDS encoding LacI family DNA-binding transcriptional regulator produces MTVTLADVAARARVSPATVSRVLNGNYPVAASTRERVLRAVDELDYVLNGPASSLAAATSDLVGILVNDIADPFFGIMAGAAQTAIGEGASGRAGGEKLAVVCNTGGSPERELTYLTLLQRQRAAAVVLTGGALEDPAHIAAMSAKLARLADAGTTVVLCGRPPMSGGAVTATLTFDNRGGGRRLAEHLIALGHRRIGYVAGPAERTTTRHRLEGHRAALAAVSAADGADGGAGTGPVPDDQERLTIHGPYDRRSGYDATLELLRRDPDLTAIVAANDTVALGACAAVRDLGLRIPEDVSVAGFDDLPFSVDAVPALTTVRLPLHEAGVRAGRLAMGKEAPPPGGIATIGAELMARESTAPPRKL; encoded by the coding sequence ATGACAGTCACGCTGGCTGATGTGGCGGCCCGCGCCCGGGTGTCCCCGGCCACCGTCTCCAGGGTTCTCAACGGCAACTACCCGGTCGCCGCGTCGACACGGGAACGGGTGCTCCGTGCGGTGGACGAACTCGACTACGTGCTCAACGGACCGGCCAGCTCGCTCGCCGCCGCCACGTCCGACCTGGTCGGAATCCTCGTCAACGACATCGCCGACCCGTTCTTCGGGATCATGGCCGGGGCGGCTCAGACCGCGATCGGCGAGGGTGCGTCGGGTCGGGCAGGCGGCGAGAAGCTCGCCGTCGTATGCAACACGGGCGGCTCGCCGGAGCGCGAACTGACCTATCTCACGCTGCTGCAACGGCAACGGGCAGCGGCGGTCGTCCTCACCGGAGGGGCACTGGAGGACCCGGCCCACATCGCCGCGATGTCGGCGAAGCTGGCGCGGCTCGCGGACGCGGGCACGACGGTGGTGCTGTGCGGCCGGCCGCCCATGTCCGGCGGCGCCGTCACGGCGACCCTCACCTTCGACAACCGGGGCGGCGGACGCCGGCTCGCCGAACACCTGATCGCGCTCGGCCACCGGCGGATCGGATACGTCGCGGGCCCGGCGGAACGGACGACGACCCGGCACCGGCTGGAGGGCCACCGGGCGGCACTGGCCGCGGTGAGCGCCGCCGACGGCGCGGACGGCGGCGCCGGGACCGGGCCCGTGCCCGACGATCAGGAGAGGCTCACGATCCACGGCCCCTACGACCGCCGTTCGGGTTACGACGCCACGCTGGAACTGCTGCGCCGGGATCCGGACCTGACCGCCATCGTCGCGGCCAACGACACCGTGGCACTGGGTGCCTGCGCGGCCGTGCGGGATCTGGGACTGCGCATTCCGGAGGACGTCTCGGTGGCCGGCTTCGACGATCTGCCGTTCTCGGTGGACGCGGTGCCGGCACTGACGACGGTGCGGCTGCCGTTGCACGAGGCGGGGGTGCGGGCGGGCCGGCTCGCCATGGGCAAGGAGGCCCCGCCGCCGGGCGGTATCGCGACGATCGGCGCCGAGTTGATGGCGCGGGAGTCGACAGCGCCACCGCGCAAGCTCTGA
- a CDS encoding bifunctional helix-turn-helix transcriptional regulator/GNAT family N-acetyltransferase, with amino-acid sequence MAVHEIRAFNRFYTNLIGALDYSKHLYTPYTLTESRVLYELAHAPRTDAADLRLELSLDAGYLSRLLGKFERDGLVERSPSAVDSRRQRITLTTRGREATALLDERSREAVGKLVAAVPTDDRPRLTEAMRTVRDILAEARPDQGPRGEGPVLRDPAPGDLGWIVQRHGALYAAEYGWNTDFEGLVARIVADFAQDHDPHLERVWIAELDGRPVGSVMCVRDEAPATARLRLLLVEPAARGHRLGEQLVGAVVDFAREVGYRELVLWTNDVLASARRIYQRAGFTLVAEEPHRSYGADLVGQHWRLPLQEGSPK; translated from the coding sequence ATGGCCGTTCACGAGATCCGCGCCTTCAACCGCTTCTACACGAACCTCATCGGCGCGCTCGACTACAGCAAGCATCTCTACACGCCGTACACGCTCACCGAGTCGCGAGTGCTCTACGAGCTGGCCCATGCCCCGCGCACCGACGCCGCCGACCTCAGGCTGGAGCTGTCCCTGGACGCGGGCTACCTGAGCCGGCTGCTCGGCAAGTTCGAGCGCGACGGGCTGGTCGAGCGCTCCCCTTCCGCGGTGGACTCGCGTCGCCAGCGCATCACGCTGACGACGCGCGGGCGCGAGGCGACCGCGCTGCTGGACGAGCGTTCCCGGGAGGCCGTGGGCAAGCTCGTGGCCGCCGTGCCCACGGACGACCGGCCCCGTCTGACGGAGGCGATGCGCACGGTGCGGGACATACTGGCCGAGGCCAGGCCCGACCAGGGCCCGCGCGGCGAGGGTCCGGTGCTGCGCGATCCCGCACCCGGCGACCTGGGCTGGATCGTCCAGCGCCACGGCGCGCTCTACGCCGCCGAGTACGGGTGGAACACGGACTTCGAAGGCCTGGTCGCCCGAATAGTCGCCGACTTCGCCCAGGACCACGACCCGCATCTGGAGCGCGTGTGGATAGCCGAGCTGGACGGCCGCCCGGTCGGCTCGGTGATGTGCGTGCGGGACGAGGCACCGGCCACCGCACGGTTGAGGCTGCTCCTGGTCGAGCCCGCAGCACGCGGACACCGCCTCGGAGAACAACTGGTGGGCGCCGTCGTGGATTTCGCCCGTGAGGTGGGGTACCGGGAGCTGGTGCTCTGGACCAACGATGTCCTGGCCTCCGCCCGCAGGATCTATCAGCGCGCCGGGTTCACTCTCGTCGCGGAGGAACCGCACCGCTCGTACGGGGCCGATCTCGTCGGCCAGCACTGGCGGCTCCCCCTTCAGGAAGGATCACCCAAGTGA
- a CDS encoding sugar phosphate isomerase/epimerase family protein, whose product MNFAFSTLGVPGMPVSEVADLAVATGCHGVELRTHPEEPVHLRIGARERAAVREEFARAGVEILTIAGYARVAAAGDEEAVAEELSELVRLARDLGASFVRVFPGGGDQDPEIADATAARRLALAAERAADAGVRIVLETHDSHRTGAAVSRVVGQVGHGHVGALWDVMHPWLGHERPAATHAALSPYLGYLQVKDVASAEDLTPLPLGAGVLPLAECLALTGDDGWVCWEYEKRWHPDAEDLPGILAAGRQHLESLAHA is encoded by the coding sequence GTGAATTTCGCGTTCTCGACCCTCGGTGTCCCCGGTATGCCCGTCTCCGAGGTGGCCGACCTCGCCGTCGCGACCGGCTGTCACGGCGTGGAGCTGCGCACCCATCCGGAGGAGCCGGTCCACCTGCGGATAGGGGCGCGTGAACGGGCGGCGGTGCGGGAGGAGTTCGCCCGGGCCGGAGTGGAGATCCTGACGATCGCCGGTTACGCACGGGTGGCGGCCGCGGGCGACGAGGAGGCCGTGGCCGAGGAGCTCTCGGAACTGGTCCGGCTGGCCAGGGACTTGGGAGCGTCCTTCGTGCGGGTCTTCCCCGGCGGCGGCGACCAGGATCCGGAGATCGCGGACGCGACGGCCGCTCGCCGGCTCGCCCTCGCGGCGGAGAGGGCGGCCGACGCGGGGGTGCGGATCGTGCTGGAGACCCACGACTCCCACCGCACGGGCGCGGCGGTGTCCCGCGTCGTCGGCCAGGTCGGCCACGGGCACGTGGGCGCGCTGTGGGACGTCATGCATCCCTGGCTGGGGCATGAGCGGCCCGCAGCCACCCATGCGGCGCTGAGTCCCTATCTCGGCTATCTCCAGGTCAAGGACGTCGCCTCGGCGGAGGACCTGACCCCGCTGCCGCTCGGGGCCGGTGTGCTGCCGCTCGCGGAGTGCCTGGCGCTCACCGGCGACGACGGCTGGGTCTGCTGGGAGTACGAGAAGCGCTGGCACCCGGACGCGGAGGACCTGCCGGGGATACTGGCGGCTGGCCGGCAGCATCTGGAGTCACTGGCCCACGCCTGA